One Festucalex cinctus isolate MCC-2025b chromosome 3, RoL_Fcin_1.0, whole genome shotgun sequence DNA window includes the following coding sequences:
- the anpepb.1 gene encoding alanyl (membrane) aminopeptidase b, tandem duplicate 1 — MGKGFFISKGVGVVCIILGAGAVATIIALSVVYSQEKAKNDNQVSPTNGATTDTTKPPATTTAPSNNPWDKYRLPKSLVPERYHISLWPRLTPDPETSLYIFTGNSSVEFLCVEETNLILIHSNKLIYTKYEDEQMAELVAVDSGTKAPSIVSSWLQNETQYLVLTLDSKLMKDHRYRLHTMFTGELADDLGGFYRSEYMEDGVKKVVATTQMQPTDARKAFPCFDEPAMKAVFHITLMHDRGTVALSNGEQKEISEVVIGNQILQQTVFEPTEEMSTYLLAFIVSDFRHISNKIGDVTIRIFARKSAIEAGQGEYALSKTGPILKFFEKYYNSTYPLPKSDQIALPDFNAGAMENWGLITYRETALLYDDAFSSNGNKERIASIISHELAHMWFGNLVTLRWWNDLWLNEGFASYVEYLGAHEAEPQWNVKDLIVLSDMHRVFAIDALASSHPLSSKEEDIQKPAQISELFDAISYSKGASVLRMLSDFLTEEVFTMGLWTYLDEFAFGNAVYTDLWNHLQMAVDNSASVNLPGTVDDIMNTWVLQMGFPVVTINSETGLITQKHFLLDPDSEVTVPSPYNYQWIVPIRWMKTGVAQDQRWLTKQSDTVESMKLSESDWLLANLNVVGYYRVNYDQGNWDKLLGVLSKSHASILVINRAQLVDDAFNLARAELIPTVLALKTTKYLDKEREYMPWESALNNLDFFYLMFDRSEVYGPMQDYLKKQVIPLFNYYKEMTQNWTKVPDGHMDQYNQVNAISVACRTGHQECQKQATKWFKQWMDDKINPIDPNLRSTVYCNAIAAGGAKEWDFAWSEFQNATIATEAEKLRAALACTKQPWLLNRYLEYTLNSSLIRKQDATSTIVYIANNVIGQSLAWDFIRAHWSYIFTQYGGGSFSFSNLINGVTKRFSSSFELQQLKQFKEDNSEVGFGSGTLAVDQSIERTIANMKWIAKNKNSVLNWFKDEVKTF, encoded by the exons AGAGACAAGTCTCTATATTTTTACAG GTAATTCCAGTGTAGAGTTTCTGTGTGTTGAGGAGACAAATCTGATTCTCATCCACTCCAATAAGCTGATCTACACCAAATACGAGGATGAGCAAATGGCAGAGCTCGTCGCGGTGGATAGTGGAACCAAAGCTCCCTCAATAGTATCCTCCTGGCTCCAGAACGAAACTCAGTACCTGGTCTTAACGCTGGACAGCAAACTGATGAAGGACCATCGGTACAGGCTTCACACAATGTTCACTGGAGAGCTGGCTGATGACCTTGGAGGCTTCTATAGAAGTGAATACATGGAAGATGGCGTGAAAAA GGTTGTTGCAACAACTCAGATGCAGCCAACAGATGCCAGGAAGGCCTTCCCTTGTTTTGATGAGCCGGCTATGAAAGCAGTTTTCCACATCACACTGATGCACGACCGTGGGACTGTGGCACTTTCCAATGGCGAACAAAAAG AAATAAGCGAAGTCGTCATTGGTAATCAGATTCTACAGCAGACAGTTTTTGAACCAACTGAGGAAATGTCAACCTATCTTTTGGCATTTATTGTCAGCGACTTTCGTCATATCTCCAACAAGATTGGTGATGTCACG ATTCGGATCTTTGCCCGCAAGTCAGCCATTGAGGCTGGCCAAGGAGAATATGCCCTTAGCAAAACTGGACCAATCCTGAAGTTTTTTGAGAAATATTACAATTCCACATATCCTCTGCCCAAGTCCG ATCAGATAGCCCTGCCAGACTTCAATGCTGGAGCCATGGAGAACTGGGGTCTAATCACCTACAGAGAGACAGCGCTCCTCTATGACGATGCCTTCTCCTCCAACGGCAACAAGGAGAGGATTGCCTCCATCATCAGCCATGAACTGGCTCATATG TGGTTTGGGAATCTGGTCACCTTGAGGTGGTGGAATGACTTGTGGCTCAATGAAGGTTTTGCGTCATATGTTGAGTACCTTGGAGCACATGAAGCTGAACCTCAATGGAATGTG AAAGATCTTATTGTGCTGAGTGATATGCACAGGGTGTTTGCCATTGACGCGTTGGCCTCCTCTCACCCTTTGTCCTCGAAAGAAGAAGATATCCAGAAACCAGCACAAATCAGTGAGCTGTTTGATGCCATTTCATACAGCAAG GGAGCTTCTGTCCTGAGGATGTTGTCAGATTTCCTGACTGAAGAAGTCTTCACAATGGGCCTCTGG ACATACCTGGATGAATTTGCATTTGGAAATGCGGTTTATACAGACTTGTGGAATCATCTTCAAATG GCTGTTGACAATAGCGCCTCCGTTAATCTTCCCGGAACTGTCGATGACATCATGAACACATGGGTGCTGCAGATGGGCTTTCCCGTGGTTACAATCAATTCAGAAACTGGACTTATAACCCAGAAACATTTTCTCTTGGATCCGGACTCTGAAGTTACCGTTCCATCTCCTTACAA TTATCAATGGATTGTACCTATCAGGTGGATGAAGACTGGCGTCGCCCAAGATCAACGATGGTTAACTAAACAATCAG ATACAGTCGAGTCAATGAAGTTATCCGAGTCTGATTGGCTTCTGGCCAATCTCAATGTGGTGGGTTACTACAGAGTTAACTATGACCAAGGCAACTGGGACAAGCTGCTGGGGGTTCTGAGCAAGAGCCATGCT TCCATCCTGGTGATCAACAGAGCTCAGTTAGTGGATGACGCCTTCAACTTGGCTAG GGCAGAGCTCATCCCCACAGTGCTGGCTcttaaaacgaccaagtatctGGATAAGGAGAGGGAATACATGCCCTGGGAGTCGGCCCTGAACAACCTGGACTTCTTCTACCTCATGTTTGATCGGAGCGAGGTTTACGGTCCAATGCAG GATTATTTAAAGAAGCAGGTCATCCCACTGTTTAACTATTATAAAGAAATGACTCAAAATTGGACAAAAGTACCGGATGGACACATGGACCA GTACAATCAGGTGAATGCCATCAGTGTGGCTTGCAGGACAGGCCATCAGGAATGCCAAAAGCAGGCCACGAAGTGGTTCAagcaatggatggatgacaaaataaaccc AATAGACCCCAACCTCCGTTCGACTGTATACTGCAATGCCATTGCAGCAGGGGGCGCTAAAGAGTGGGACTTTGCTTGGTCTGAATTTCAAAACGCTACCATCGCAACTGAAGCGGAAAAACTCCGTGCTGCTCTGGCTTGCACAAAACAGCCTTGGCTGCTTAATCG GTACCTGGAGTACACGCTGAATTCCAGCTTGATCCGAAAGCAGGACGCCACCTCCACCATTGTCTACATTGCcaacaatgtgattggtcagtcTCTGGCGTGGGACTTCATCAGGGCTCATTGGTCATACATTTTCACACA GTATGGAGGTGGATCATTTTCCTTTTCCAACCTCATCAATGGAGTCACCAAACGGTTTTCCAGTTCTTTTGAGCTCCAACAG CTGAAGCAGTTCAAAGAAGATAACTCAGAGGTTGGATTTGGCTCAGGGACCCTGGCAGTGGATCAGTCCATCGAGAGAACCATCGCCAACATGAAGTGGATAGCAAAGAACAAAAACAGTGTCCTCAATTGGTTCAAGGATGAAGTCAAAACTTTTTGA